From Azospirillum humicireducens, a single genomic window includes:
- a CDS encoding glycosyl hydrolase family 8 translates to MTPSRRDMLIGTASLALAAAGLAASPAGALAAAPFDAAAWRRYADRFLQPDGRIVDTGNKGVSHSEGQGYGMLLAVAGGDRAAFDRMWSWTQRTLMVRGDGLVAWRWTPDGGVTDRNNASDGDMLIAWALLRAAELWKTEGYRTAALAIVKALETGLLAEHGGLTVLLPGRDGFRKGETLVLNPSYWIFPAIRAFAALPGGERWGKVTDSGLVLLSKARFGGFQLPPDWMALDAAGTVTVAEGFRKQYGYDAVRVPLYLAWDGYRDPYYFRPYADLVAKFGGSAVPATVSLPGGTTTQVAASVGMLAVYRLACRLAGAGDMVTVPPLAPDEDYYSTTLFHLSALAAQSLGIDP, encoded by the coding sequence ATGACCCCATCGCGGCGTGACATGCTGATCGGGACGGCATCCCTTGCATTGGCGGCCGCGGGTCTGGCGGCATCGCCGGCCGGCGCCCTGGCCGCCGCGCCCTTCGATGCGGCGGCATGGCGGCGCTATGCCGACCGCTTCCTGCAGCCGGACGGGCGGATCGTCGACACCGGCAACAAGGGCGTCAGCCACTCCGAAGGTCAGGGCTACGGCATGCTGCTGGCCGTGGCGGGCGGCGACCGCGCCGCCTTCGACCGGATGTGGAGTTGGACCCAGCGCACGCTGATGGTGCGCGGCGACGGGCTGGTGGCATGGCGCTGGACCCCCGACGGCGGCGTCACCGACCGCAACAACGCCTCCGACGGCGACATGCTGATCGCCTGGGCCCTGCTGCGCGCCGCCGAGCTGTGGAAGACGGAGGGCTACCGCACCGCCGCCCTCGCCATCGTCAAGGCGCTGGAGACCGGGCTGCTGGCGGAGCATGGCGGGCTGACCGTGCTGCTGCCGGGGCGCGACGGTTTCCGCAAGGGCGAAACGCTGGTCCTCAACCCCAGCTACTGGATCTTTCCGGCCATCCGTGCCTTTGCCGCCCTGCCCGGCGGAGAGCGCTGGGGCAAGGTGACCGATTCCGGGCTGGTCCTGCTGTCGAAGGCGCGTTTCGGCGGGTTCCAGCTGCCGCCGGACTGGATGGCGCTGGACGCCGCCGGCACCGTCACGGTCGCCGAGGGCTTCAGGAAGCAGTATGGCTACGATGCCGTGCGCGTGCCGCTCTATCTGGCTTGGGACGGCTACCGCGATCCCTATTATTTCCGTCCCTATGCCGATCTGGTGGCGAAGTTCGGCGGATCGGCGGTCCCCGCCACCGTCTCGTTGCCGGGGGGCACCACCACCCAGGTGGCGGCATCGGTCGGCATGCTCGCGGTCTATCGGCTGGCCTGCCGGCTTGCGGGCGCCGGCGACATGGTGACAGTGCCGCCGCTGGCGCCGGACGAGGACTATTACTCCACCACCCTGTTCCACCTCTCCGCGCTGGCGGCCCAGAGCCTGGGGATCGACCCGTGA
- a CDS encoding cellulose biosynthesis cyclic di-GMP-binding regulatory protein BcsB, which translates to MARVSTHTGGPLAVDRRTVRGLLALLTLCLALLTGWAAPAQAVDRRVIPLSNLRDGQPEVTLHGETETVALRAVLPPVVGLTSAVLALTYENGIDILPEKGAMSVYINGSPVADLPLSAFRGPVNASITLPASLLRPGENQIVFQTNAQHRAICTVRGTYDLWARVNLAASSLTLVSDGGVPAPDLAMVRQLLVAADRAREPLAILHPGSEIDADHLGWGAMVAQSYGLLLGDQTPRVTAVPAVRPGASGPAPLESLPLPGGKNLLIGTRDRIAPLLGEARAAAITGPFLAVYPLPGPGGGAFVAVASGRTQQEVDQAVMRLSDLSRPLPTQTAMIVTDAAPPVPLQQPAVQAEGRYRLSELGFQTVQHSGYRYAGRVTLTLPTGFAPVSDRSILFHVNGAFEGNLGPGAVLNVRVNGKSAGAIEVDKRSSGVIDNGEMPLPMAMFRPGPNLIEMEAELPPAGGADCVFAVRRPTFTLLDSSSIEIPGFARLVTLPSLGGFANTAYPYGGIAGGEPAPPFDLVVVGREPAWFGAAWSLTARLAQRAGDLMAVVPYTGWDAAPDRNALIVGPVAALPQAAFASAPLPADRLAGLLEAGSLIAQASARGEPMAAADRRALADRLRLGWSGSAVRPGAARPGTVPSSFGIAGTAQAADGGAQNRWQRMAGEAKDGSSASGGWVPDWARRVMAAAGRYINHWTVENAPVDVVALTENADQLPEAALLQYRAPGADPLTWTLLTASDPRSIDRAMRSLAEAGQWDKLRGGGALWSSAAPAVTTLEASNPYQIILNPFDIGNLILILARNLSQRIELLFAMLLGTAVVLTVSMRLLLKHGHRERSGP; encoded by the coding sequence ATGGCGCGTGTTTCCACCCATACCGGCGGCCCTCTGGCCGTCGATCGCCGCACCGTCCGGGGCCTTCTCGCCCTGCTGACCCTCTGCCTTGCGCTCTTGACCGGCTGGGCGGCGCCGGCCCAGGCCGTGGACCGGCGGGTGATCCCGCTGTCCAACCTGCGCGACGGCCAGCCGGAGGTCACCCTGCATGGCGAGACGGAGACGGTGGCCCTGCGCGCCGTGCTGCCGCCGGTGGTCGGCCTGACCTCCGCCGTGCTGGCGCTGACCTACGAGAACGGCATCGACATCCTGCCCGAAAAGGGGGCGATGTCGGTCTACATCAACGGGTCTCCGGTGGCCGACCTGCCGCTGTCCGCCTTCCGCGGGCCGGTCAACGCCTCGATCACCCTGCCGGCCAGCCTGCTGCGGCCGGGCGAGAACCAGATCGTCTTCCAGACCAATGCGCAGCACCGCGCCATCTGCACGGTCCGCGGCACCTATGATCTGTGGGCGCGGGTGAACCTCGCCGCCTCGTCGCTGACGCTGGTGTCGGACGGCGGCGTTCCCGCCCCCGATCTCGCCATGGTCAGGCAATTGCTGGTCGCCGCCGACCGGGCGCGCGAACCGCTGGCCATCCTCCATCCCGGCAGCGAGATCGACGCCGACCATCTCGGCTGGGGTGCCATGGTGGCGCAGTCCTACGGCCTGCTGCTGGGCGACCAGACGCCGCGGGTGACGGCGGTCCCGGCGGTCAGGCCCGGCGCCTCCGGCCCGGCGCCGCTGGAATCCCTGCCCCTGCCCGGTGGCAAGAACCTGCTGATCGGCACCCGCGACCGCATCGCTCCCTTGCTGGGCGAGGCGCGGGCCGCCGCCATCACCGGCCCGTTCCTGGCCGTCTATCCGCTCCCCGGCCCCGGCGGCGGGGCCTTCGTCGCCGTTGCCTCCGGCCGCACGCAGCAGGAGGTGGACCAGGCGGTGATGCGGCTGTCCGACCTGTCCCGGCCGCTGCCGACCCAGACGGCCATGATCGTCACCGACGCGGCCCCGCCGGTCCCCCTGCAACAGCCGGCGGTGCAGGCGGAGGGGCGCTACCGCCTGTCGGAGCTGGGCTTCCAGACCGTCCAGCACAGCGGTTACCGCTATGCCGGGCGCGTCACCCTGACCCTGCCGACCGGCTTCGCCCCGGTCAGCGACCGCTCCATCCTGTTCCACGTCAACGGTGCGTTCGAGGGCAATCTCGGTCCGGGCGCGGTGCTGAACGTCCGGGTCAACGGCAAGTCGGCGGGCGCCATCGAGGTCGACAAGCGGTCCAGCGGCGTGATCGACAATGGCGAGATGCCGCTGCCGATGGCGATGTTCCGCCCCGGCCCCAACCTGATCGAGATGGAGGCGGAACTGCCGCCGGCCGGCGGCGCCGACTGCGTCTTTGCGGTGCGGCGCCCGACCTTCACCCTGCTCGACAGCTCCAGCATCGAGATTCCCGGCTTCGCCCGCCTCGTCACCTTGCCCAGCCTGGGCGGCTTCGCCAACACCGCCTATCCCTATGGCGGCATTGCCGGCGGGGAGCCGGCGCCCCCCTTCGACCTCGTCGTCGTCGGGCGGGAGCCCGCCTGGTTCGGCGCGGCCTGGAGCCTGACCGCCCGGCTGGCGCAGCGCGCGGGCGACCTGATGGCGGTGGTGCCCTACACCGGCTGGGACGCCGCGCCGGACCGCAACGCGCTGATCGTCGGCCCGGTCGCGGCCCTGCCGCAGGCCGCCTTCGCCTCCGCTCCCCTGCCCGCCGACCGTCTCGCCGGCCTGCTGGAGGCCGGATCCCTGATCGCCCAGGCCAGCGCGCGGGGCGAGCCGATGGCGGCCGCCGACCGCCGTGCCCTGGCCGACCGGCTGCGGCTGGGCTGGTCCGGCAGTGCCGTCCGTCCGGGCGCAGCCCGTCCCGGCACCGTGCCCTCCTCCTTCGGCATCGCCGGGACGGCGCAGGCGGCCGATGGCGGCGCCCAGAACCGCTGGCAGCGGATGGCCGGCGAGGCCAAGGACGGCTCCTCCGCCTCCGGCGGCTGGGTTCCCGACTGGGCGCGGCGCGTGATGGCAGCGGCGGGCCGCTACATCAACCATTGGACGGTGGAGAATGCGCCGGTCGACGTCGTCGCCCTGACCGAGAATGCCGACCAGCTGCCGGAGGCCGCCCTGCTGCAGTACCGGGCGCCGGGCGCCGATCCGCTGACCTGGACCCTGCTGACCGCGTCGGATCCGCGCTCCATCGACCGTGCCATGCGCAGCCTGGCGGAGGCCGGCCAGTGGGACAAGCTGCGCGGCGGCGGGGCGCTGTGGAGCAGCGCGGCCCCGGCCGTCACCACGCTGGAGGCGTCGAACCCCTACCAGATCATTCTCAATCCCTTTGACATCGGCAACCTGATCCTGATCCTTGCCCGCAACCTGTCCCAGCGGATCGAACTTCTGTTCGCCATGCTGCTGGGGACGGCGGTGGTGCTGACGGTCAGCATGCGTCTTCTGCTGAAGCATGGACATCGGGAACGGAGCGGGCCATGA
- the bcsA gene encoding UDP-forming cellulose synthase catalytic subunit, translating into MTNLSGAKTVVRPLNNKAQQSSRQPNLNSRRLSLRSVLLWILLLLSAGLFLALAALPVGRFASAAISAGVVAAAFVLGRFAQRFWHARTLTVLLLAFVTFRYFFWRLTGTLPPVDDLVNFIPGVTLFAAEALSFVLFLTSLFVIIDPIAREPSEPTGDPASWPSVDVYIPSYNEEPELLETTLAAAVCIDYPRDKLTVYLLDDGGTDQKLAQANPELAAAASARRETLMALCERLHVTYMTRPRNEHAKAGNINHAFQKTSGDLVLILDADHVPTVGILKATVGFFQQDAGLFLVQTPHFFVNPDPVEYNLGTFERMPSENEMFYYSIQPGLDRWNGSFFCGSAAILRRAALEEVGGFSGDTVTEDCETALELHARGWRSVYLPRPLIAGLQPETFDSFIAQRSRWTQGMIQLFLLKNPLFKRGLTIAQRLCYTSTMLYWFFWFWRPIFLLSPLCYALFGLEIYRINLPDFACFVIPHVFAAAFLSQFLHGRMRWPLFSELYEYLQSFHVSRAALATLIRPRDPVFKVTAKGQSVEEDGFSPLATPFIVTTLLLAAGLAACAWRYSIFPEHRAAIVPVAVWCSLSFLLALGGLAVVYERKRVRRQERFTVDRPAVLKLADGTGIDVTVADVSAGGVGLLVDPKWRDDIARPDQTPVLTITATETEAATTTGVRIFRIEMRNGDLAVGAGFAPRNRQDIVEMARFVFGNSVGWDVFLDRKRVAAPTFFGGLLFFATRVVPRLGHVLLALPGALRRILSFQAP; encoded by the coding sequence ATGACGAATTTGTCCGGCGCCAAGACTGTTGTTCGTCCTTTGAACAACAAGGCGCAGCAATCCTCGCGACAGCCGAACCTGAACAGCCGCCGGTTATCGCTGCGTTCTGTCCTGCTTTGGATTCTCTTGTTGCTGTCGGCAGGTTTGTTTCTTGCGCTCGCGGCTTTGCCCGTCGGACGATTTGCCAGTGCAGCGATTTCGGCCGGCGTCGTGGCGGCGGCCTTCGTGTTGGGACGCTTCGCCCAGCGCTTCTGGCATGCCCGCACGCTGACCGTGCTGCTCCTGGCCTTCGTCACCTTCCGCTACTTCTTCTGGCGCCTCACCGGCACCTTGCCCCCGGTGGACGATCTGGTGAACTTCATTCCCGGCGTCACCCTGTTCGCGGCCGAAGCACTGTCCTTCGTACTGTTCCTGACTTCGCTGTTCGTCATCATCGATCCCATCGCCCGCGAACCGTCGGAGCCGACGGGCGATCCGGCCTCCTGGCCCAGCGTCGACGTCTACATCCCCTCCTACAACGAGGAGCCGGAGCTGCTGGAGACGACGCTGGCCGCCGCCGTCTGCATCGACTACCCGCGCGACAAGCTGACCGTCTATCTGCTGGACGACGGCGGCACCGACCAGAAGCTGGCCCAGGCCAACCCCGAACTGGCCGCTGCGGCTTCGGCCCGGCGCGAGACGCTGATGGCGTTGTGCGAGCGGTTGCATGTCACCTACATGACCCGGCCGCGCAACGAGCATGCGAAGGCCGGCAACATCAACCACGCCTTCCAGAAGACGTCGGGCGATCTCGTGCTGATCCTGGACGCCGACCATGTCCCGACGGTGGGCATCCTCAAGGCGACGGTCGGCTTCTTCCAGCAGGACGCCGGGCTGTTCCTGGTCCAGACGCCGCATTTCTTCGTCAATCCCGACCCGGTCGAATACAACCTCGGCACCTTCGAGCGGATGCCGAGCGAGAACGAGATGTTCTACTACTCGATCCAGCCGGGGCTCGACCGTTGGAACGGTTCCTTCTTCTGCGGGTCCGCCGCCATCCTGCGCCGCGCGGCGCTGGAGGAGGTCGGCGGCTTCAGCGGCGATACGGTGACGGAGGATTGCGAGACCGCGCTGGAGCTGCATGCGCGCGGCTGGCGCAGCGTCTATCTGCCGCGCCCGCTGATCGCCGGGCTGCAGCCGGAGACCTTCGACAGCTTCATCGCCCAGCGGTCGCGCTGGACCCAGGGCATGATCCAGCTGTTCCTCTTGAAGAATCCACTGTTCAAGCGGGGTCTGACCATCGCCCAGCGGCTCTGCTACACCAGCACGATGCTGTACTGGTTCTTCTGGTTCTGGCGGCCGATCTTCCTGCTGTCGCCCTTGTGCTATGCCCTGTTCGGGCTGGAGATCTACCGCATCAACCTGCCGGACTTCGCCTGCTTCGTCATCCCGCACGTCTTCGCCGCCGCCTTCCTGTCGCAGTTCCTGCACGGGCGGATGCGCTGGCCGCTGTTCTCGGAGCTCTACGAGTATCTGCAGTCCTTCCACGTCTCGCGCGCGGCGCTGGCCACCCTGATCCGTCCGCGCGACCCGGTGTTCAAGGTCACCGCCAAGGGCCAGTCGGTGGAGGAGGACGGCTTCTCGCCCCTGGCCACGCCCTTCATCGTCACCACGCTGCTGCTGGCCGCCGGTCTGGCCGCCTGCGCGTGGCGCTATTCCATCTTTCCGGAACACCGGGCCGCCATCGTCCCGGTGGCTGTGTGGTGTTCGCTGAGCTTCCTGCTGGCGCTCGGCGGTCTCGCCGTCGTCTATGAACGCAAGCGTGTCCGCCGGCAGGAGCGCTTCACCGTCGACCGTCCCGCCGTGCTGAAGCTCGCGGACGGGACCGGCATCGACGTGACCGTCGCCGACGTGTCGGCCGGCGGCGTCGGCCTGCTGGTCGATCCGAAATGGCGCGACGACATCGCCCGGCCGGACCAGACGCCGGTCCTGACCATCACGGCGACGGAGACGGAGGCGGCGACCACCACCGGCGTGCGCATTTTCCGCATCGAGATGCGCAACGGCGATCTGGCGGTCGGCGCCGGCTTCGCCCCGCGCAACCGCCAGGACATCGTCGAGATGGCACGTTTCGTCTTCGGCAACAGCGTCGGCTGGGACGTCTTCCTCGACCGCAAGCGGGTGGCCGCCCCGACCTTCTTCGGCGGGCTGCTGTTCTTCGCCACGCGGGTTGTGCCGCGGCTGGGGCATGTCCTGCTGGCATTGCCGGGCGCCTTGCGGCGCATCCTGAGCTTCCAGGCGCCGTAA
- a CDS encoding AEC family transporter: MPTLSLLSEAFAVLAPVFAVAALGYGWTRARLPYDSAFITAFAVNVSSPCLVFSALTRLHLSADVMAEIAAAAAACMALTALASVPVLLAARLPLRVYVPAMAFPNAGNLGLPLCLFAFGEAGLSLAVLFYAVMSVGQFTLGPALAAGRFDLGQMVRTPTIYAVALAVAIQLAGLPLPAWIGNTTTLLGNCAVPLMLFSLGVALSTLQLSGAVRALSMSAFRLSAGFAMGLLVAWAMGLTGAARGVVLVQSSMPVAVFNYLWALRYGNAPEDVAGMVLGSTAMAFLALPALLMVVMQ; the protein is encoded by the coding sequence ATGCCCACCCTCTCCCTTCTGTCCGAAGCCTTCGCCGTGCTGGCCCCCGTCTTCGCGGTGGCGGCGCTGGGTTATGGCTGGACGCGCGCCCGGCTCCCCTACGACAGCGCCTTCATCACCGCCTTTGCGGTCAACGTATCGTCGCCCTGCCTGGTCTTCTCGGCGCTGACCCGGCTGCACCTGTCGGCCGATGTGATGGCGGAGATTGCGGCGGCGGCGGCGGCCTGCATGGCGCTGACCGCGCTGGCGTCGGTGCCGGTGCTGCTGGCGGCGCGGCTGCCGCTCCGGGTCTATGTGCCGGCGATGGCCTTTCCCAATGCGGGAAATCTGGGGCTGCCTCTGTGCCTCTTCGCCTTCGGCGAGGCCGGGCTCAGCCTTGCCGTGCTGTTCTACGCGGTGATGTCGGTGGGGCAGTTCACGCTGGGGCCGGCGCTGGCGGCCGGGCGCTTCGACCTGGGGCAGATGGTGCGCACGCCGACGATCTATGCGGTGGCGCTGGCGGTGGCGATCCAGCTGGCCGGGCTTCCCCTGCCTGCCTGGATCGGCAACACCACCACGCTGCTGGGCAACTGCGCGGTGCCGCTGATGCTGTTCTCGCTGGGGGTGGCGCTGTCGACCCTGCAACTGTCGGGGGCGGTGCGGGCGCTGTCGATGTCGGCCTTCCGGCTGTCCGCCGGCTTCGCCATGGGGCTGCTGGTGGCCTGGGCGATGGGGCTGACCGGGGCGGCACGCGGCGTGGTTCTGGTGCAGAGCTCCATGCCGGTGGCGGTCTTCAACTATCTCTGGGCACTGCGTTACGGCAATGCGCCGGAGGATGTGGCGGGCATGGTGCTGGGCTCCACCGCCATGGCCTTCCTGGCGCTGCCGGCGCTTCTGATGGTGGTGATGCAATAG
- a CDS encoding OsmC family protein, with protein MANKEHRYTVRLDWTGNLGTGTSSYRSYSRDHILNTGTKPTIPGSSDPAFRGDPARWNPEEMLVASVSACHQLWYLHLCSAAGITVTAYSDEAEGVMVEEPDGAGQFAAIVLRPRVTLAPGSDAEKALALHHDVADKCFIARSVNFPIHHEPVVEAGIEEAI; from the coding sequence ATGGCGAACAAGGAACACCGTTACACGGTCCGTCTCGACTGGACCGGCAATCTCGGCACCGGCACGTCGAGTTACCGGTCCTACAGCCGCGACCACATCCTCAACACCGGAACCAAGCCGACGATCCCCGGCTCCTCCGACCCGGCCTTCCGTGGCGATCCCGCGCGCTGGAATCCGGAGGAGATGCTGGTCGCGTCGGTGTCCGCCTGCCACCAGCTCTGGTACCTGCATCTCTGTTCGGCAGCCGGCATCACCGTAACCGCCTACAGCGACGAGGCGGAAGGGGTGATGGTCGAGGAACCCGATGGGGCCGGCCAGTTCGCCGCCATCGTGCTGCGGCCGCGGGTGACGCTGGCGCCGGGTTCGGATGCCGAGAAGGCGCTGGCCCTGCACCATGACGTGGCAGACAAATGCTTCATCGCCCGCTCCGTCAACTTCCCGATCCACCACGAGCCGGTGGTGGAGGCGGGGATCGAGGAGGCGATATGA
- a CDS encoding nitroreductase: protein MSDTPPLPPPLSALDAVAGRRSVRAFLATPVERETVLRILDLAARAPSGSNMQPWKVHAIAGEARAALSAELLAAHEAGEPEVPEYPYYPESWREPYVGRRRAVGWALYGSLGIGKGDRERMARQHGRNWLFFGAPVGLFFTIDRDMGKGAWLDLGMFMQNVMIVARGFGLETCPQAAFCYRHAITARHLGLPDSEIIASGMALGHADWSAPENNFPTEREPAEAFTRFTGFRQD, encoded by the coding sequence ATGAGCGACACCCCTCCCCTCCCCCCCCCTCTCTCCGCGCTGGACGCCGTCGCCGGCCGGCGCAGCGTCCGCGCCTTTTTGGCCACGCCGGTGGAGCGGGAGACGGTGCTGCGCATCCTCGACCTTGCCGCGCGGGCGCCGAGCGGTTCCAACATGCAGCCCTGGAAGGTGCATGCCATCGCCGGGGAGGCGCGCGCCGCCCTGTCGGCCGAGCTGCTGGCCGCCCATGAGGCGGGCGAGCCGGAGGTGCCGGAATATCCCTATTACCCGGAAAGCTGGCGCGAGCCCTATGTGGGCCGGCGGCGGGCGGTGGGCTGGGCGCTGTACGGCTCGCTCGGCATCGGCAAGGGCGACCGCGAACGGATGGCGCGGCAACATGGCCGCAACTGGCTGTTCTTCGGGGCGCCGGTCGGGCTGTTCTTCACCATCGACCGCGACATGGGTAAGGGCGCCTGGCTCGACCTCGGCATGTTCATGCAGAATGTCATGATCGTCGCCCGCGGCTTCGGGCTGGAGACCTGCCCGCAGGCGGCCTTCTGCTACCGCCACGCCATCACCGCCCGCCATCTGGGGCTGCCCGATAGCGAGATCATCGCCAGCGGCATGGCGCTGGGCCATGCCGACTGGTCGGCGCCGGAGAACAATTTCCCGACCGAACGCGAGCCGGCGGAAGCCTTCACGCGTTTCACCGGGTTCCGTCAGGACTGA
- a CDS encoding NAD(+) synthase, with translation MSFTSIYRHGFARVAACTTRCTPADPAANAAAILEAARACHDKSVAVALFPELALSGYAIDDLLMQDPLIDAVEQAILDLVQASVGLMPLLLVGAPLPYDGRLYNTAVAIHRGELLGVVPKQHLPNYREFYERRQFASGTGTDGGTIRIGDLTAPFGPDLLFSAEDQPGLVVHAEICEDLWVPAPPSTMAALAGATVLANLSASNITIGKADTRRLLAKSQSARCLAAYLYSSAGTGESTTDLAWDGQTSIFENGEMLAETDRFPDGAQMAVADVDLDLLRQERLRQGTFDDNRRLHGSAAGGFRTVAFRLDAPEEDVGLLRVVPRLPFVPASSERLEQDCYEAYNIQVAGLVQRLRAAGIGKLVIGVSGGLDSTHALIVAARAMDRLGLPRTGILAYTMPGFGTSEGTRSNAWRLMTALGVTAKELDIRPAANQMLKDMDHPFANGEAVYDITFENVQAGLRTDYLFRLANHHNGIVLGTGDLSELALGWCTYGVGDQMSHYNVNAGVPKTLIQHLIRWVGRTGQFQQEVSETLDAILKTEISPELVPAGSDKALQSSESVVGPYDLQDFNLFYVLRYGFRPSKIAFLARHAWADVEKGDWPAGYPLEKRRAYSPAEIRDWLRVFLRRFFGLSQFKRSAMPNGPKVTAGGSLSPRGDWRAPSDGNARIWLEELEREIPAE, from the coding sequence ATGAGCTTCACCTCGATCTATCGGCACGGGTTCGCGCGGGTGGCCGCCTGCACGACGCGCTGCACCCCGGCGGACCCCGCGGCCAACGCCGCGGCCATCCTGGAGGCGGCGCGCGCCTGCCACGACAAGTCGGTGGCGGTGGCGCTGTTCCCGGAACTGGCGCTGTCCGGCTATGCCATCGACGATCTGCTGATGCAGGACCCGCTGATCGACGCGGTGGAGCAGGCGATCCTGGATCTGGTGCAGGCCTCGGTCGGGCTGATGCCGCTGCTGCTGGTCGGCGCACCGCTGCCGTATGACGGGCGGCTCTACAACACCGCGGTGGCGATCCACCGCGGCGAGCTGCTGGGCGTGGTGCCGAAGCAGCATCTGCCGAACTACCGGGAATTCTACGAACGGCGGCAGTTCGCGTCTGGCACCGGCACCGACGGCGGGACAATCCGCATCGGCGACCTGACCGCCCCCTTCGGCCCCGACCTGCTGTTCTCGGCCGAGGATCAGCCAGGGCTGGTCGTGCATGCCGAGATCTGCGAGGATCTGTGGGTGCCGGCCCCGCCCAGCACCATGGCGGCGCTGGCCGGTGCCACCGTTCTGGCCAACCTGTCGGCCAGCAACATCACCATCGGCAAGGCCGACACCCGCCGGCTGCTGGCGAAATCGCAGTCGGCGCGCTGTCTGGCGGCCTATCTCTATTCGTCGGCCGGGACGGGGGAATCGACCACCGACCTCGCCTGGGACGGCCAGACCTCGATCTTCGAGAATGGCGAGATGCTGGCGGAGACCGACCGCTTCCCCGACGGCGCCCAGATGGCGGTCGCCGACGTGGATCTGGACCTGCTGCGGCAGGAACGGCTGCGCCAGGGCACCTTCGACGACAACCGGCGCCTGCACGGCTCCGCCGCCGGCGGCTTCCGCACCGTCGCCTTCCGGCTGGACGCGCCGGAGGAGGATGTCGGGCTGCTGCGCGTGGTGCCGCGCCTGCCCTTCGTCCCGGCCAGCAGCGAACGGCTGGAGCAGGACTGCTACGAAGCCTACAACATCCAGGTCGCCGGGCTGGTGCAGCGGCTGCGCGCGGCCGGCATCGGGAAGCTGGTGATCGGCGTGTCGGGCGGGCTGGACAGCACCCATGCGCTGATCGTCGCCGCCCGCGCCATGGACCGGCTGGGCCTGCCGCGCACGGGCATCCTCGCCTACACCATGCCCGGATTCGGCACCAGCGAGGGCACCAGGTCCAATGCCTGGCGGCTGATGACGGCGCTGGGAGTGACCGCCAAGGAACTCGACATCCGGCCCGCCGCCAACCAGATGCTCAAGGACATGGACCACCCCTTCGCCAACGGCGAGGCGGTGTATGACATCACCTTCGAGAATGTGCAGGCCGGCCTGCGCACCGATTACCTGTTCCGGCTCGCCAACCACCACAACGGCATCGTGCTGGGCACCGGCGACCTGTCGGAACTGGCGCTGGGCTGGTGCACCTACGGCGTCGGCGACCAGATGTCCCACTACAACGTCAATGCCGGGGTGCCGAAGACGCTGATCCAGCACCTGATCCGCTGGGTCGGCCGCACCGGCCAGTTCCAGCAGGAGGTGTCGGAGACGTTGGATGCCATCCTGAAGACGGAGATCTCGCCGGAGCTGGTGCCGGCAGGGTCGGACAAGGCGCTGCAGAGCTCCGAATCCGTGGTCGGGCCGTATGATTTGCAGGACTTCAACCTGTTCTACGTGCTGCGCTACGGCTTCCGCCCGTCGAAGATCGCCTTTTTGGCCCGCCATGCCTGGGCCGACGTCGAAAAGGGCGACTGGCCGGCGGGTTATCCGCTGGAGAAGCGCCGCGCCTACAGCCCGGCGGAGATCCGCGACTGGCTGCGCGTGTTCCTGCGCCGCTTCTTCGGCCTCAGCCAGTTCAAGCGCTCGGCCATGCCGAACGGGCCGAAGGTGACGGCCGGCGGCTCCCTCTCCCCGCGCGGCGACTGGCGCGCCCCGTCCGACGGCAACGCCCGCATCTGGCTGGAGGAGCTGGAACGCGAGATTCCGGCGGAGTGA
- a CDS encoding flagellar biosynthesis regulator FlaF yields MKPTPTYANKPTSDNPRDVEAWALAEAARRIIAASHAKDEKAFREALQLNQRLWTIFQAAITEEDCGHPPEVRTNIAALSLLVDRETTNRLIDLDFGKIDTLVNINRNVASGLTAQGQFIAAQQATQPHAGTPQAAAPQAPAAPPAGAPAPGQPPAGLRPAAPPRPMTTPDAAPVNRESLRISI; encoded by the coding sequence ATGAAGCCGACTCCCACCTACGCCAACAAGCCGACCTCGGACAATCCGCGCGACGTCGAGGCTTGGGCCCTGGCGGAAGCGGCGCGCCGCATCATCGCCGCCAGCCATGCCAAGGACGAGAAGGCCTTCCGCGAGGCTCTTCAGCTGAACCAGCGTCTGTGGACCATCTTCCAGGCGGCGATCACCGAGGAGGATTGCGGCCATCCGCCGGAGGTCCGCACGAACATCGCGGCCCTGTCGCTGCTGGTCGACCGCGAAACCACCAACCGTCTGATCGACCTGGATTTCGGCAAGATCGACACGCTGGTCAACATCAACCGCAACGTCGCCAGCGGCCTGACCGCCCAGGGCCAGTTCATCGCCGCCCAGCAGGCGACCCAGCCCCATGCCGGGACGCCTCAGGCCGCCGCTCCGCAGGCTCCGGCCGCTCCCCCGGCCGGCGCTCCGGCACCGGGTCAGCCGCCCGCCGGCCTGCGTCCCGCCGCGCCGCCGCGCCCGATGACCACGCCCGACGCCGCCCCGGTCAACCGGGAATCCCTGCGCATCTCGATCTGA